The following coding sequences lie in one Vicia villosa cultivar HV-30 ecotype Madison, WI unplaced genomic scaffold, Vvil1.0 ctg.000858F_1_1, whole genome shotgun sequence genomic window:
- the LOC131631743 gene encoding putative F-box protein At3g10790 gives MASTNAKVSNHVPEDIIFSIVSKLPLKSVHRFTCVRKSWTLLFQNPIFMNMFGKNPNDEATLLLNHFDNIDRKWKLYLVSADEEFESKVQLNWPFPFRQNYGPSYPHIVGSAINGILCIYDKQNSSMIVLWNPVTDELTRVPPSRARLLYNEYETLFVIHGFGYDHVNDDYKIIQRIVYFGRYWQSVPSGPFWELYSLRSNSWKKINVDMQERYLLSHGLGVEVYLNGVCYWWGESDDETYVVSFNLSNEMHITTLFPINLHDFIVFDRHLAVLNGHVAMILSYVKKTSPSFNISISVLGEPGVSESWTKLFDVRPLSCFEHPIGSGKKKGNVFFRKDDDELACLDLSTGVVENIGVKAKRNCSQVVVYKESFLSVGGMIN, from the coding sequence ATGGCTTCAACAAATGCAAAGGTTAGTAACCATGTTCCTGAAGATATCATCTTCTCTATTGTCTCTAAACTGCCATTAAAATCTGTTCATCGTTTTACCTGTGTGCGTAAATCCTGGACTCTTTTATTTCAAAACCCTATTTTCATGAACATGTTTGGTAAAAACCCTAATGATGAAGCTACTCTCCTTCTAAACCATTTCGATAATATCGACCGGAAATGGAAACTGTATCTTGTCTCTGCTGATGAGGAATTTGAAAGCAAAGTGCAACTGAACTGGCCATTTCCTTTCCGCCAAAACTATGGTCCTTCTTATCCTCATATTGTAGGTTCTGCTATCAATGGCATTCTTTGTATATATGATAAACAAAACTCTTCCATGATTGTTTTATGGAATCCCGTTACGGACGAGTTAACTAGGGTTCCTCCGAGTAGGGCTAGATTATTGTATAATGAGTATGAAACTCTTTTTGTTATTCATGGATTTGGTTATGATCATGTTAATGATGATTATAAAATCATTCAGCGTATTGTTTATTTCGGACGCTATTGGCAATCAGTGCCGTCGGGTCCTTTTTGGGAGTTATATAGTTTGAGAAGCAACTCATGGAAGAAAATTAATGTTGACATGCAAGAGCGTTACCTACTGAGTCATGGATTGGGTGTTGAAGTGTATTTGAATGGAGTGTGCTATTGGTGGGGGGAGTCAGATGATGAAACATATGTTGTGTCGTTTAATTTGAGCAATGAGATGCATATTACCACTCTCTTTCCCATTAATTTGCATGATTTTATAGTGTTTGATAGACATTTGGCTGTGTTAAATGGGCATGTTGCTATGATTTTGAGTTATGTAAAGAAAACTTCGCCTTCTTTTAACATATCAATATCAGTTTTAGGTGAGCCTGGTGTTTCGGAATCATGGACTAAACTCTTTGATGTTAGACCATTGTCTTGTTTCGAGCATCCTATAGGATCGGGCAAGAAGAAGGGTAATGTGTTTTTCAGAAAAGACGATGATGAACTAGCTTGTCTTGATTTATCTACTGGAGTAGTGGAGAACATTGGTGTTAAAGCAAAAAGAAATTGTTCTCAAGTGGTTGTTTATAAGGAAAGCTTTCTTTCTGTTGGAGGAatgattaattag